In the Papio anubis isolate 15944 chromosome 3, Panubis1.0, whole genome shotgun sequence genome, CCACCTACCCTTTGGGAGagtctcttctctcttcccccgACAGTTTTTTCCGCTGAAAAATGGGGGCGATGCTCCCTCCACCGTGCTTATTTGGCAGAATTAAGCAAAGCGGAAGCCCCAGGCCTGCGGTCACCTCCGGGAACGTGGGCGGTACTCGGGTGGACAGGGGCCCGGGGCTGGCCCTGGGAGGATGGATGTATCTCTCCGAAATAACCCGCATCGGGTGAAGCCGGCTTAACCCGTGCTTCCTCGCTGTGACCTAATGTAGGTAAGTCCGAAGTTTACCCCAGATCGGAGACAGCTCTAGGGTGCGTTCTGTTCCCGAACTTCCCGCTGCAGAAACGGGAGGAACTCCCCACCCCTTCAGAGCGAAGAAACGGAGGCACAACGAGGGATGGGGCCTGCCCCCAAGACCTCCGCCCAGGACAGAGGCTGGGCCAGAAGCTCCCACCCTCTTCTAAGGCCCTGGCTTCCCCAGGATCGGGCGGTGGGGGTGCCGGCTCGGTGAGGACCTGCGTAACATCGAGCGGGCTGCCAGCGGAGCCCCGTCGTTGCACTTCCTTACATACTGGTACTGAGCCCGGGAACTGGAGAGTTCTACCGAACTACAGTTGGCATTGAAAGCATCTTTCATTAAGTGCAAATATTAAGATATGCCACATCTCGCAGTCCTGTTTTGGCAgtgttcccatttttaaattacatgcaaggtctttaataaaaatatgcgGCTCAGCCTCTTGCAGTTTCTTGGGAGCTCCGGGGTCTCCACGCCGCCCTCCACACATACACAGCCATTCAAACGCACACTCGAGCACACaccacgcgcgcgcacacacagtTACTCACGCTCGGTCCAACACCCTCCTCGCAGCGGGGTAATTACAGCTCTGGCCGGAAGGTGATTGGCCAGCCAGTTCCTCATCTGGGCCCCACAGCCAATGGGTGGCCGCTcagcccaggccccgcccccccGGAGCGGGTGGCGCGGGACGGGGGAACTGATCACGCGGGGCCGGACCCAGCGCGACCCCCCGCCTGCGCCCGGGGCTGCCCGCCCTCGGCTGCGCCGCCGCCCGCGCGCTCAGGTCTGGGCAGCGTCTCCCGGCAGCAGCGGCGCTCGGGGCCCGCGCAGCGTCCTCGGGGCTCAGCGGGCCGCCCTCCCGGCCTAGCCCGCGACCCCCCCCGCCCCTGCtggcccctccccctccccgcccccagtgAGGCCGCCCCGGCGGCGACCAGGACGGCGACCTGAAAGGCGAGCCAGGCGGCTGCCCGATCGGCTGTCGGCGCGCACTCGCTccaggcccagcccagcccgGCGCGGAGGCAGCCGCCTGCCCGGCGGGGCCCGACGCCAGCGCTCCGGGTAGCAGCTCCAGGGCTGGCCCGCGCGTGCGCCCGGGAGCCGCGCGCCACCATCCCCAGCGGGGCCCGAGCACCCGGCCGAGCCCGAGAAGCCCGCGGCCGCGATGCCTGACGAGCTGACGGAGCCCGGGCGCGCCACGCCGGCCCGCGCCTCCTCCTTCCTCATCGAGAACCTGCTGGCAGCCGAGGCCAAGGGCGCAGGGCGCGCGGCCCAGGGCGACGGCGGCcgggaggacgaggaggaggacgACGACGACCCCGAGGACGAGGACGCCGAGCAGGCGCGGCGGCGACGGCTACAGCGGCGGCGACAGTTGCTCGCGGTCACCGGGCCGGGCGGGGAGGCGCGGGCCCGGGCGCTGCTCGGGCCGGGCGCGCTGGGCCTCGGTCCTCGTCCGCCCCCCGGTCCCGGTCCGCCCTTCGCTCTGGGCTGCGGAGGCGCTGCGCGCTGGTACCCACGGGCGCACGGTGGCTACGGAGGCGGCCTCAGTCCTGACAGTGAGTGAGGGCGCGAGGAGGGGTGGGCCAGGCGGCGGGGCCCGACTTCCTCCCTGAGCATTTGCTCGGGGACTTCGGGCTTGCCGCCGCCCGTTCTGGGCCATTCTCGCCCTTCCGTGGAACGGCGTCTGGGCCGTGTGGGGCCCCCACGGAGCCCTGGTTGGGCTGGTTTGGAGGCCCACCCTCTGGGGCAGGAGCTCCGCTAACGAGGAGGTTTTGCAGGCCATAGCTTCACCCATTGCCGGGCTCCTCCGGTCccagggaggctgggcacaggggaCAACAGGCggccaaagaaaagagaaaggagagtgaAAGAGGACAGGGAAAGATATAGGAGAAGGTGAAAAaggctgaaaaagaaaatgggaggatggaggaagaaaggagtGTGCTTCgagagagagagtggggtggggggaagggaagatgcagaaaaaagaaCCCCAAGGGTGATCTGAGagataaaagagaaggaagagatggaGGGAAAGGGAGACAAAGTAGCGTCAGACGTGGAAAAATAAACGGGGGCATTGAGCAGAGGGCGCAATGttgtggggctggggctggggaggggagcctTTTAACACAGCAGCTGTGCCCCCGCAGACTCCCATTTCCCCTGTGCCCGCTGCAGACAGCCTGGGGCAGGGGCCTGGGCCTCCCTCTTAGTCCTTGAGGGGCGCGGGCTGTGCCAGGCAGGAAGGGAGCCTGTTCTGAAGCCCCCAGTCCAacccctctctcttctttttctgcccctccccctccctgcctTTGTTCCCTGCTGAGGGCTCCAGACTGGGGCTGGGGACTTCTCAACCCCAAAACCCCTCTGCTCCCTTGCTTGGGTATCTGACCCGTTAGTTCTGCTTCTCCTCCCCAGGGTTCCAGGGTCACTGCCTCCCTTTTGGACCTGCCCTTTAGGAAGACCCCTGGGAGGAAGGCCAGGCAAGCCAGTCCAATCTCCCAAGCCCTGGCTTAGCCAGCCCCCCACCCCTAACACAGCCTTCGGACCTTGAGGCCAGCTGAGGACGTGGTCCCTCTGCAGGCTCTGGCTCTGGGATCCATGCTGTCCTCTGTGTGAATATCAGTGTATGCTGGGGAGTAAGTGGCCTATGACCCCCACTCACTCGTTAGACAACCCTTTCCATGTCGTGGAGTGTCCCCTTGCAAAAGGACCCACATCGCAACACTCACACTCAGGAAGTCCAGGCCCCCACCCCCTTCACGTGGACTAGAGCAGGGCCTCCGTGGTTTCCCAGAAATCAAGCGACTCTGTCTAGTGCCCTTCTGGGGGAGATTCTGGAAAGGGCTTCTCAGGGTGAAATTTGTTATCTGCTCATCCCTGGAGGGCATCCCCTCCTGCAGCCCAGGTGGCACCCCTGCACCTCTGCAGAGGTGGCTCCCGCTTATTTCGTGCCATGCGGGTTAGGGTCCCGCTTCCTCACCAGAGCTGACAAGTCAGCCTAGTGCCTTGTGACAGCACATGGCCTCTGTGAGTTTGGGGTATTGCGGGTAGGTAGGGACTCCCCAGATCTAGTAGCATGCACCACAACCTGCTCCCTGACTCCTCTGTGGGCGCCGTGAaggcacacagcatggggactgGCCACGGGCATGAGTGGGATGTGCACACTCCTTGGGCACAAGGCACAGAGCTGGAACCATGCACAGAAGCCCACCAGTGTGTGCTCCCCGTGCATGAGCGTGCAAATGCTGCAAATACACTGCAAGCACACGCCTGGCAGAGTGCACAGCGTTCCAAGGGCCCAGGGCTAGGCCAAACTCTGCCTCCACCTCTAACCTGTCAACCAGGGCCTGCCCTTTGCACGGGAGGCTCCAGACCAAGGCAGAAAAGCAGCGGGTCCGAGTCAGCCTCCTCTGGAGCCCTGCAGTGGGAGGTGGCTGCCTTCTTCAGTCTGGGCAAGCACTTCTGGGTCCCAGCTGGCATCTGTAACCTGACATCATCCCTTGCCAGCCCTGTGG is a window encoding:
- the HMX1 gene encoding homeobox protein HMX1 isoform X2 — translated: MPDELTEPGRATPARASSFLIENLLAAEAKGAGRAAQGDGGREDEEEDDDDPEDEDAEQARRRRLQRRRQLLAVTGPGGEARARALLGPGALGLGPRPPPGPGPPFALGCGGAARWYPRAHGGYGGGLSPDSTQKITLQPVQCREGQVTGTDKFKVNRSDRGSLRMVEKATGTGWCSHNMVEPSSAWIPE